A part of Candidatus Paceibacterota bacterium genomic DNA contains:
- a CDS encoding DUF5680 domain-containing protein, with protein sequence MNLKILEGFLKRAKKNTYASESAKKAKSLRPSSKDYEYSEGLLTYHDTYFGGINFIGEEVVYAENTPQWGMNYNGYVLDSTITEAEIDKSLRGALMQEYSDLIPVRGPKLYRVEDFEYRNKINGELSRFDGREEISKNGKLIYYAVFHGGLIK encoded by the coding sequence ATGAATTTAAAAATTCTCGAAGGATTCTTAAAAAGGGCAAAGAAAAATACCTACGCTTCCGAAAGCGCTAAAAAGGCAAAATCTCTAAGGCCGTCTTCTAAAGATTACGAATATTCCGAAGGGTTGCTTACTTATCATGATACTTATTTTGGAGGAATCAATTTTATCGGTGAAGAAGTTGTGTATGCAGAAAACACACCTCAATGGGGCATGAACTATAATGGATATGTTCTCGACTCAACGATTACGGAAGCAGAAATAGATAAATCTCTTCGGGGAGCCCTCATGCAAGAATATAGTGATTTGATTCCGGTTCGAGGTCCCAAATTATACAGAGTGGAAGATTTTGAGTATAGAAATAAGATAAATGGCGAACTTTCTCGATTTGATGGTCGCGAAGAGATATCAAAGAATGGCAAGCTTATTTACTACGCAGTTTTCCACGGAGGCTTGATAAAGTAG